The Epinephelus fuscoguttatus linkage group LG19, E.fuscoguttatus.final_Chr_v1 genome contains the following window.
AACCATTTGGCTATCAAGATCCTCCACAACTGTGCTGTTTAATTTGGATGTCATTTCTCTTGAAAGTGTGTAGGTGGTTAGATTATGAAACTAATTACAACCTTTCACCCAGCCAAATTAATTACAGCAAACTAACCACTGTCATCAAACATGAAGCCATTTGAGTGGGGACTCAGTTGTTTTACTGAGCATTAAGAggtgcagctttttttttttttttttttttgatcatgTCCGCAGTTTTATTATCAAGAGCAAAGCTTTGCAACTTTTTGATGtgacaaattatttttaaaagttaTCTTTTGGGCTTTTTAATGGTTGAATATATCATGTACAGTTCATGACCAGTGTAGATAGCTTTTTAAATTTCATGAACTCATGCACAAATGTTAAGGTTTACTATGCAGGATTGGTGGTTACTGCGAAAGGggaagtaaaagccaaccccagattcactctcatttggcgTTTTGCCTCACTTTATTtgtgtaggttttttttttttgttggcacTGTTCCTGTTGCCTACGGTCTGGCACCTAGTTGGtatctttttataaagccccagcCTCACCTGAGCcctgtgggggtacacgcccataaacatcCCAGACACAGAAAAAATACAGGCTTGTTTTTAAGGAAGATCCTGCATCTTTTAAGCATCATTGTGTTTTAGGAATACTACTTCTAACCATTACACACTTTGCATCCATGTTACCATGTGATACttgacatattgacatgatCTAGGTGTGGTAAAAGCTTGTGCCCTTGTGTACTCTGAAACATGTTTATCCTTTGACCAATCCACAGTCCCCAAACTGCAGATGAAGTTCAGCGTCCAGAACATGTGTCCCATCGAAGGTGAGGCCAACGTGGCGCGCTTCCTCTTCAAGCTGCTGTCTCCCTACCCCAGTGACCCTGCCGTCGCCACACTGGTGGACAGCTGGGTGGACACAGCTTTCTTCCAGCTGGCAGAGGGCAGCGCCAAGGAGCGAGCTGCCGTCCTACGCGCCCTGAACTCCGCTCTGGGCCGGAACCCCTGGCTGGCAGGGCCCGAGTTCTCCCTGGCCGACATCGCCTGCTATTGCTGCGTGCTGCAAAGTGGCTCCGCCTCCTCTACACCCTCTAACGTCCAGCGCTGGATCAAGTCCTGTGAGAACCTGGGCCACTTCAACCCTGTCAAGCTATTTCTGCAGTGACTGGCGCTGTCCCGGGACCAGCCACCTGTAGGGTGTCTAACCCAAGCAAAGTGAGAGAAGGGCATTAGAATATTAAAATACCCCAGCCATGTCTGGATCCCCCTCTGATGCTTCCCTCCTTACTGTAATATATCACAGAACTGACAGAGACTCAGTAGAAGCAAAATGGTTGACAGTTGAAGTAACTTAAGGGTATCTGTTTCTGCCATGCTGCTTTTGTATATTCTAAAGCTATTTTATGAAAGGGAGGAAGCATGAGAGGACTGTAAAGACAAGGGGTTGGTGATGGATTCAATCAAAGGTACTGACAGAAGAAACACACTGTACACCTTCCACCCACTTTGTGCCTAACATGATCCTGTTCTAAATGTGTGGTTTAATGTGGTGGTGTCCAGTATTACAAGTTGTTTTCACAAGTAATACTTTGCACCATttgttttactgaaaccatTAAAATTTCCACTTTGGATCAAACTTTGAATCAGGGCCTGGGCTTTGTTTTATTCCACTGTTTGTTCACTTTAAAAACCAGTTTCCTCAAGTAACCTAACATGTAGCATCCACTGAAGTGCACCTCTGTGTCCAACAGGTGGCAGGACTGTCATTTAGGAATTGGAGATGTTTTTGTTCAGTAACTTCCTTCACCTGCTGCAACTCATCCCACTGTACAAGAAGGTAGGGAAACACTTGACAGGTGGTTCTTTGGAAAGTCTCTACTCCACCCGGCTTGTTTGTCTCTGGAGCTTTGGAAGACTACAGCCAATAAGCACGTTAACGCAGTACAGACATAAGAGCAAGCACACACTTAGGGTTGGGCCGATCACTAAATCTTGAATTGAGTTTTAATGACTGAATATGTTGGATGTTAAGCTTGCAATTTGAAACCAAGCTTTAATATTAGGAGCCCGACCAATAAAGCAGCCAGGAGGATACATCAGCAAGTATTAGCTCATTGCAGACATACTGGTATCGACACATTTGCCTGCCAAGTACATTTCTTGGTTGCAACAAATGCAAAGAGAACTTATCATGAAAAGAAAACTATAGTCCTGCACATCGTCTCTTGAGCTCAATTTATCAGCACTATGTTTTGTTTCTCAGAACTTCATCAAGCAAAGTCCCTACAGACAAATAAAACCATACAAATGGCACTGTGCATTTAAAGGCTACAGGCTTTCACCTGGGAAAACACCTGACAATCAGGCTGCCAGAAACACCTCCTGATTTGCATACAAGTCAATGAGCTCCTCCAacacttcaacaacaaaaaacacattgaatTCTCACAATGGTAATGGTGATCATCTGCTATAACACCTTATACCGTGGAGCCCTCTAAGGACATTAGATAAGAGTATTCTTTTACATATTACTCCCATATTTCtcaatttgtgttttcacagagaCGGCACTGAAGGCAATTTAAAGATGGATCCATAAGAAATGTTCTTTTCTAATGTCCCTGTTGTGTAACGTGAACTGTTTTTCTGTATTATTAGCAAATTTATTATGTATGGTAACAATTGTAAGAGCTCAGTTTTGCATTTGAGAAGCTCATTTACCTTAATATGTCGCTGGCATCCTTAGACTGGCACTGTATTCTTTGGTAAAGCCTTAAAGCCTTTATATGTATGGTGCTTTTTGCATGGACATGTTTGTATGGATTTTGCCAGATGAAGGTCTGAGGACTGAAACATCGTGTTAGTAAGAGTAAGTTCAAGTATTGTACAATGTTCAGGattctttaattttctttaatAATCTTTAATTCACTTTTGATCCTACATACCTCagatttaaccctttgaaacctgagcagatTGGCTTGGGTTATTTCAAAAACATTACAAGGAGGAAATgagcaatgaaaaaaaagaaatgacccACAACTATTGGCAAGAAGTtagtaaaaatattaaattaaaaacaagaaaattagtttaaaaacaaacaaacatgtaaaataaatttaaatatgtaataatcATCATTATAGTTTTTCCTTGGCTTTCCTTCactatctttttaaaaataattttctaaatgtatttattttattgcaatttgtgtaacatttttgctaagttgctcattgcctttttccccTTGTTTCTGAAAGAAATTGCACCAGTTTGCTCAGAGTTCAATGgtttgaaagcagcacaagaaataTCCCTTTCAAAAATGTTTCCTGATGTTATGGGTTGTGTTAAGAAACTAGTATCAGCCAGTATGTCATTATTGGATTAGTTACTCTCAAAAATCAGTATCactgtggcaaaaaaaaagtcctgtaTTTGTCTGACTATATTTCATATATAACCATGGAACAGGGAAACTGGACGACAGATACTGAGGGATCCTCCTGACCCCTTTCTTCACTCAGCATCTTAGTACTTAAAAACTAGTAACAAGATGCATTTTCCTTACATGTTTGAAAGctttaaaatattgaagaaaaaacatgaattaaccAGATTATTTCAAAAGCTGTAAAATGTTTGTATCCACAATCTGAATGTAATTCTAACTTTAAAAGTGATTTTCTTCATCTGGAACTTAGTCCCTTATTTTTGAGAATGTCTAAAATAATAATCGCAGATTTTTTGTCCCACACCAGttcccttttttttcagttATCTCTATTCACCACTCCGTTTTGACTACACAGCTACACACATTTACTGTGTCCTTTCTCTGCAACCAGTTGTTCAAGCTGCTTTTTCTCCTTATCAGCTGATGTGTTGTTGTGTAGAATCCCAATGCCCTGTCTCTCTGGAGTGGAGTCGACTGTGGAGCAGCGAGGGCAGTTTCACAGCGGTCCACTGCTGGAGAGTTTCATATCTCTGCTTGAATCTTTGTGGCTTCTGCAGGCAAAGTCAAAGAAAGACAGATAACTAGAAAATATTGCTTCATACATGCAATGAtgttgaaaagaagaaaaagcaaaTCCCATGGCGTCTCACACTCTCTTGAGGTTGGTTCTGCATCCTCAGAAGTGTCATGTTTTAGACAGCTCTGGTCCACACACAGCCCGTGTGCAAGTGTATGTTTGTATGCTCTGACAGCCTCCTGTTGGTCTCCAGGCAGCTGTCTGACAAGACGAAAGCTCTTAAATGACATCTGGGCGCATGGCAAGGAATACACTCGGGACTGTGCAGCGCTGAaatttttgctgtttgtgtgctCTGTGTTTCCCCTCACATACAAACACTCCTGGGCTTCTTTGAAACATTAATCAGTATCTGTTGATGCACTTTAGGGCTGCATGAAAATGAGGCAGCCAATCCCAACCCCGTCCCTAATCCTATCGCTTTTGTTGTCATGCAAATAAGacacagaccaaaaaaaaaaagaggctctTTCCTTGTCTCTTTATATATGATATAAAACATACAGACAGGATATGTGTTCTCATTGAGCACctgtagaaaaaacaaacttaacTGAAAGACAAAATCACTTAAGTTTAACCCTGTGGCTACTTCAAATCACAACAATAGCACATATAGAAGGATGCTTTTGTATACTCAGTCCTTGAATGTCAATGTCCAAGATTGTCAATTTGATATTTTCATCAGGCCATTCAGGGGAGACCATATACGCTACGCCTATCAAAACAGATAAGGGAAGGATATTAGAAAACACATCCGGAGCTAAATTGTCTGAAATGAGATCTcactcagggtttttttttttcctgtgatgATTTTAGCACAATGTGGTTTGATTCTGCATCAATTAAAAGGCTGCGAGAAAAAGGGGGTCGCCGGCGATGCGTTCACTCGGTGACCAAAGTGCACACATTACTGTTGTATCTCAAAAGCTGAATGCGCTCGAAGTAGTCATCGGTCAGAAAGTTTCTCTGTGAGGTGACCAGGTTGCCTTTCTGGCTGAAGAGACGCTGGACGGGGGCGGTGGACGGCAGGGTGGTGTTGTATTTGAGGAAAAGCTGCTTCATTCTGGGGAAGTCCTGAAGGCACTCGAGGCTCTTCCCCGTCCCTTCGAGGTACTTGCGGACCTCCTCCATCACCCCCCGTTGCTGGATCTGAATGGTGGGCTTCACAGACCCGTAGCTGAAGAAGTCATCTTCGGATTCAATGGTTGACAGATTCCGGCTTGTGTTTGCCTCCGTTACGCTACAGGGATCCATCTGGGACGCCTCTGTCGCCAGCAGGGAGCACATCTCCTCCCTGTCAGAGGCAGCCATCCACCACAAACGGAACTGAGGAGTCGTCGCTGTCGCAATCTTCGCTTCTGTGCTGGCAAACAGCTCCTGGAACCGCACGTCAATAGCCGCTACAACGGCGGTGATGACATCGCCGAAGTAATTTGCCACGTCTTTCTGCTCATTTAACTTATTCTTCAGGCTGAGTACGGTTGGGATGACCAGACCCAGGTAGCACTTCTGCTCTGCTTGGAAAAGTTCAAGTGCAAAAGCGAGCGGGTGGAACACAGTCACATATTCTTTCAAGAAGGCCATCTCCTCCGGTTGCAAGCGTGGGACCTCCAGGCGGGCGCACAGCTCCGTCAGCTCCCGCTCTGTGAGTGAGACGATCTTCTGTATCGCACAGTACTCCACATTCCAGCGTATGACAGCAGGCACGACCAGCGCCATCTTTCCTATCTCCTCTGCTGCGCTCATACCAACCTGGAGGTGGTGGCATTTGCTCCAGATGGCGTACACCTTGGCCAGTGTGCTGTAATGCAGCTGGCACATGGGCCCCTGTGACACGGCCTGCCAGAAGTCCTCAGTGACAATCAGCTCCAGGGTGTGTGATGCACAGCGCTGCACGGTGGGCAGAAACAGGAGCATGTCCTGCTCCGGCTCGCCCTCCAGGACAGCGCTCACGTTCTCGTAGAACCCGATGTCGTCGTCGCTTTCCTGGCTGTCCACCGCAAACTCTTTGAACACGCTGATGAACGGGCTGCCGTTATCAGTGACTGTGGTCTGAACTTTACTCTCGATATTGTACGCCACGTGGATGTCGTGTATCCGTCCGGCGATGGTGTCGTGTGTGATTCTGCCCTGCAGCCGTGCGAACCCCAGGGCCGCAGACTTCCTCTCCAGAGAATGCTTATCGATCCAGTGACAGGTCATCCCGAAGAAGCTCCTGTTGTTGGCCGTCCAGATGTCAGCCGTGGTGCACACGTACTGGATGCTGTTGAGCTTTGCCATCAGCTCCTCCCGCATCCTGGAAAAACCCTGGTCCACCTTTGTAAACAAGGTCACCCTGTCCATGGACTTTAGCCCTTCAGTCAAGCCTGCGATCAACTTCCTGAAGCCGGGCTGCTCCAGCACATAAAACGACTGGCAGTCTTCCACGATGAAGTTGAATATCAGCTCTTCGATCTTTGCTTGGGTCATGCATTTGGAGATGATTTCCGCTTTGAGCTTCTTCAGCTGGCAGTGCCTGCTCTCCTCACCGTTGTGctcttctttcttcctccccctcttgACATCAGGCCTGGCTTCACAGCCCAAGTGTGTTCTCTGCAACACAAAACGCCATCAAGGCTTCACGTTAGTTGCTGGAGGTGTGCCATTTGTGTGATCTGAGTTTCCACTAGTTTATAAACTTCACGTGCAATGACAAAACTCTACATAACACTTGTGAAATTGTTTTTTCCTGCAAAGTTGAACAAAAAGAGCCTCCAGCGCCACGAGTTGGTAATCAACATGCAGCTAGAATGTAACGTTATTAATCACGAGGGTAGCTATTCATTCATTGACTCTTTCAAACATTAATCTGACGTGTACTGGAAGTCACCGCAGGGATATTACTTTGTGCAACTTACGTCTAAATGCTTCTTTAGGTTTGATGTGGAGGTTTTCGACGTGGAGAGCAGATTGACCCTCGGCAGACATAGATTACACTGGACGATGATATTTTTTCCTTGATCTGCCTTGTACGTGAAATGGTGGCGATAACGCCAAGTATGCATGGCCGATTTGGTCTCGCCGCTGCTTTCATGGTGATCAACATCCATTTCGGACATTATCTCCGCTGTTATCGACGTCTcgaaatataataaaagtatcGTAATCCGATTTAGTAATCGTGATTACACGTAAAGTAACGATGGCGGCAGAGAAATCCTCATGAAAAGGGGCAGGCCTTTGTTCAGATGTTGCCCAGAACAGCAACAAGGAGTAGACACCATCATCAGTATTTATTTGTGCGCATGCGCATTGCGAGTGAGCAAAACCCTATACGCGAATAGGCACAGTGGAGCATTGCGCATGCGTCTTTCACACACGGGTGCCCACACTGTGACGCCCCAGACCTCTCCTTGTGATCTTTACTCACAGCCATGGTAGTACTTTTACCACCAGCATTTCCTTTTTCTCCAGTGATGCTGCGACTTGGCGCCACCTTCAGGGCTGCGGAAGTAACAATATCACAGTGTTTTAATTGATACAGGTTTTAATTTATTAGGAATATATAGGTTTTCAGCTAGATATCACCATTGACTGTCACTGTCAATATAAATCCTCTATAACCCTGTAAATATAGAcatgtatacatacacatactgaccataattgttatttttatttgcaaTATCTGTATTATTTACTCTTTGTAGTGATTTTTAGTCTCTTTtagctgttttgcatctgtctgtagtcattttgtgtcagttCAAGGCTGGTATTCCCCTTTTTATAGTcttttgagtgtctttgtgtctctgtccagCTGTTTTGCACgtctttgtagtcgtttgtgcctctttgtagtaattttgagtttctttgtagtcattctgttCATATTTTTAGTccctttgcagctgttttgcatctctttgcagtcatcTTGAGTCTCTTCACGGTTATGTTCTAATTTTGGCAGTCTTTGTgagtctctgtgtctctctgctgctgttttgcagctctgtgttgtcattttgtgtctctttgtagtcattttgtgtctgttcacAGTTGGTTTTCCCCCTTCATCgtctctttgtgtgtctttgtagctgttttgcacctctttgtaattgtttgt
Protein-coding sequences here:
- the zgc:161969 gene encoding uncharacterized protein zgc:161969; amino-acid sequence: MSEMDVDHHESSGETKSAMHTWRYRHHFTYKADQGKNIIVQCNLCLPRVNLLSTSKTSTSNLKKHLDRTHLGCEARPDVKRGRKKEEHNGEESRHCQLKKLKAEIISKCMTQAKIEELIFNFIVEDCQSFYVLEQPGFRKLIAGLTEGLKSMDRVTLFTKVDQGFSRMREELMAKLNSIQYVCTTADIWTANNRSFFGMTCHWIDKHSLERKSAALGFARLQGRITHDTIAGRIHDIHVAYNIESKVQTTVTDNGSPFISVFKEFAVDSQESDDDIGFYENVSAVLEGEPEQDMLLFLPTVQRCASHTLELIVTEDFWQAVSQGPMCQLHYSTLAKVYAIWSKCHHLQVGMSAAEEIGKMALVVPAVIRWNVEYCAIQKIVSLTERELTELCARLEVPRLQPEEMAFLKEYVTVFHPLAFALELFQAEQKCYLGLVIPTVLSLKNKLNEQKDVANYFGDVITAVVAAIDVRFQELFASTEAKIATATTPQFRLWWMAASDREEMCSLLATEASQMDPCSVTEANTSRNLSTIESEDDFFSYGSVKPTIQIQQRGVMEEVRKYLEGTGKSLECLQDFPRMKQLFLKYNTTLPSTAPVQRLFSQKGNLVTSQRNFLTDDYFERIQLLRYNSNVCTLVTE